Proteins encoded in a region of the Zea mays cultivar B73 chromosome 2, Zm-B73-REFERENCE-NAM-5.0, whole genome shotgun sequence genome:
- the LOC100274200 gene encoding uncharacterized protein LOC100274200: protein MATAVSTPADLSPAPVPRRRGRPPKNPAPAPAPAPAPAVAEVIGDYERERAARIRENMERMQKLGILDLAQTLSYSAAGSARGTGSGRRRRKPVDPGPAGGARVKPASPAPSRRSLRLKDVESISYCETEPKKEKHSEVGKIEVVEVGAKEEIYTEEHDRLLGTCYTPWTLFVDGYGKDGKRIYDQVRGQTCHQCRQKTLGHHTSCCKCQIVQGQFCGDCLYMRYGENVLEVKKNPNWICPVCRGICNCSICRTKKGWFPTGSAYRKVVGLGYKSVAHFLIATHRASSDNSEDSSPAGKEKSLSAKSESSCISDHDGPDANGRPEDGETSSKAKVNKATRRNVKKKSSDGDKEDSRSESVVTSECQDGHQANTEAGCATPSSKPVSRKRKCVERSPDCIASRLRSRLSMP from the exons ATGGCCACCGCCGTATCCACCCCCGCGGACCTGTCGCCGGCGCCGGTCCCGAGACGGCGGGGCCGGCCGCCGAAGAACCCCGCCCCCGcacccgcccccgcccccgcccccgccgtgGCGGAGGTGATTGGGGACTACGAGCGCGAGAGGGCCGCGAGGATCCGGGAGAACATGGAGCGGATGCAGAAGCTCGGCATCCTCGACCTCGCGCAGACCCTCAGCTACTCCGCCGCCGGCTCGGCTCGAGGTACCGGCAGCGGACGTCGGCGCCGGAAGCCCGTGGACCCGGGTCCCGCTGGCGGGGCCAGGGTGAAGCCCGCGTCGCCGGCGCCCTCGCGGAGGTCGCTCAG GTTGAAGGACGTGGAATCAATTAGCTATTGTGAAACTGAACCTAAGAAAGAGAAACACTCCGAAGTTGGCAAAATTGAGGTAGTAGAGGTAGGAGCCAAGGAAGAAATATACACTGAAGAGCATGACAGGCTTCTGGGAACATGCTACACTCCTTGGACACTCTTTGTCGATGGTTATGGCAAAGATGGAAAACGCATCTATGATCAAGTGAGGGGCCAAACCTGTCATCAGTGCCG GCAGAAAACTCTTGGTCATCATACAAGCTGCTGTAAATGCCAGATTGTTCAAGGGCAGTTCTGTGGAGATTGTTTGTAtatgag GTATGGCGAGAATGTGTTAGAAGTTAAGAAGAATCCTAACTGGATATGTCCAGTTTGCCGTGGCATCTGTAATTGCAGCATATGCAGAACCAAGAAAGGATGGTTTCCTACTGGTTCTGCGTATAGGAAG GTGGTTGGACTTGGGTACAAATCTGTGGCACACTTTTTAATTGCGACACATCGAGCATCATCAGATAACTCAGAGGATTCAAGCCCAGCTGGCAAAGAGAAGTCGCTGTCTGCTAAATCTGAAAGCTCATGCATTTCGGATCATGATGGCCCGGATGCCAATGGGAGGCCCGAGGATGGTGAAACGAGCAGCAAAGCTAAGGTGAACAAAGCAACCCGCCGCAATGTGAAGAAGAAGAGTTCTGACGGCGACAAAGAAGACAGCAGAAGCGAGTCCGTGGTGACATCTGAGTGCCAGGATGGCCATCAAGCCAACACGGAGGCTGGGTGTGCCACTCCGTCGTCCAAGCCAGTCTCAAGGAAGAGAAAGTGCGTTGAACGAAGCCCCGACTGCATTGCAAGCAGGCTGCGGTCTCGGCTCAGTATGCCGTGA
- the LOC103648083 gene encoding prefoldin subunit 2, producing MASKAGGDGKEAINEQVVANTYANMRTEMNQLYTKITELEMEVSEHSLVIGAIEPLDPSRRCYRMIGGVLVERTIKEVLPAVKRNKEGLEEVIARMHEALERKKKEITEFELKYKIRIRKADNDAEDEGGKKEGTAQGVLVGPAGQ from the coding sequence ATGGCAAGCAAAGCAGGTGGTGATGGCAAAGAAGCCATAAACGAGCAAGTAGTTGCCAACACTTATGCCAACATGCGTACCGAAATGAACCAGCTCTATACCAAGATCACAGAGCTGGAGATGGAGGTCAGTGAGCACTCCCTCGTGATTGGTGCGATCGAGCCGCTGGACCCCTCAAGGCGCTGTTACAGGATGATTGGTGGGGTCCTGGTTGAAAGGACCATCAAGGAAGTCCTGCCTGCTGTGAAGCGCAACAAGGAGGGCCTTGAAGAAGTGATTGCTCGCATGCATGAGGCActggagaggaagaagaaagagaTCACCGAGTTTGAGCTTAAGTACAAGATCAGGATCCGGAAGGCTGACAATGACGCAGAGGACGAAGGCGGCAAGAAGGAAGGCACTGCACAGGGAGTCCTTGTTGGGCCTGCTGGACAGTAA
- the LOC103648084 gene encoding uncharacterized protein isoform X1, with the protein MDTQMSERRSIYAENTFDAAREILYQVEYGYKHANVFYFDGWDGIGASAALKEAAKRLKSSASKFDSVLHLDCSLWKSRRALQKAIAEEIKLPHSVMAILSQHDKEDDFNGVEEGARNEVREIIKHTYTKLATVKRLVVVFHNGSGSFIDLSEFGIPLNRNFKGDVLLWTMQGRFRPYVSYTIKEKDPNMVYLYVDPDTVQLDDTSLWGIVNEEAKEVAQYTGTIDHMAVVACILYTWKLKDMGNIDWDTHASNYWVCDGIIQGSSSSEAWDWKVGDALQRNMHLGWISRSYMDYFFSSSAIEMQMQHYLPRPPAICCTSEIISVPAEATSFFLQPKYGDEESQLLASMFKHSASNLRVLHLSGCTFRFASPPFLCCSNLRFLLLHRCKDDGTSITPTEGKELDDQSGAWRACFGKLQVMDLSYTKWWWLLSQRMNIMANLRELNAKGIKNLSTSHLRGCGRLVKLRVEDGSVDGQRLILENSVALELAVLVNHAKDEGATYISFRGCAQLRSILLGGLFCCLHELDLSCTSVETVDLREVEAQRLKRLILLGCQKLRAILWPPRSSSILETLDVFCVSTTPSTASGQEWPHLCKWEEKRKEATSASTAESSSLDRNWYICVRDARLLRSLDVFYTYENNRCSIGWPARVEFTTPPASGDLVAAQGVNILQQSIHVVDVYARDMITHNQLIHDEDATAGDEDGEGAIHWMWDCPTTRTMHGHGLYIHVQAEDDEQEGELNIGGTWSMPPRFICTSADVMHVHDCLSITSGISLSYITSWDLLNWCRVERCPMLRSVFTAFSEGKENDISSDSWLIFQNLTTFWASHLPMAKHIWNWSPRAYPSAYSFQQLQFLHLDYCPRVIFVLPLDSNMSLPQLETLEIICCGDLREIFRPQDPRLENQEEVVKHFPKLRRIHLHNLPTLRSICGRMMSSPMLETINVTGCLALRRLPAVGGRLGQPPTVVCEKDWWNALEWDGLEAKHHPSLFRPKHSCHYRKPKLLRGSVLR; encoded by the exons AGAAGGTCTATTTACGCGGAGAACACGTTTGATGCAGCTAGAGAAATACTCTATCAAGTGGAGTATGGATATAAGCATGCAAATGTGTTCTACTTTGATGGCTGGGATGGAATTGGTGCATCTGCTGCTCTCAAGGAAGCAGCAAAACGCCTAAAATCTTCAGCATCAAAGTTTGACAGCGTTCTCCATTTGGATTGCTCATTATGGAAAAGTAGGAGGGCCCTACAGAAGGCTATCGCCGAGGAGATAAAGCTCCCCCATTCAGTGATGGCCATCTTGAGCCAGCATGACAAGGAGGATGATTTCAACGGTGTAGAAGAAGGCGCTAGAAATGAGGTACGGGAAATCATTAAGCATACCTACACAAAGCTAGCCACCGTCAAAAGATTAGTTGTGGTCTTCCATAATGGAAGTGGTAGCTTCATTGACCTGAGCGAGTTTGGTATCCCACTGAACCGAAACTTCAAAGGTGATGTGTTGTTGTGGACAATGCAAGGGAGGTTTAGACCCTATGTTAGCTACACTATAAAAGAAAAGGATCCTAATATGGTGTACCTTTATGTGGATCCTGATACGGTGCAATTAGATGACACTTCATTATGGGGCATTGTGAATGAGGAAGCTAAGGAGGTTGCTCAGTACACAGGTACCATTGACCACATGGCAGTGGTGGCGTGCATCCTGTACACGTGGAAGCTAAAAGACATGGGTAACATAGATTGGGATACTCATGCTTCAAACTACTGGGTTTGTGATGGCATTATACAAGGCAGTAGTAGCTCGGAAGCATGGGATTGGAAGGTTGGTGATGCACTACAGAGAAACATGCATTTGGGCTGGATTAGTAGGTCTTATATGGATTATTTCTTTTCATCCTCAGCTATTGAGATGCAGATGCAGCATTATTTACCACGACCTCCAGCGATTTGCTGCACTTCCGAGATTATTAGTGTGCCTGCTGAAGCAACATCCTTTTTTCTACAACCAAAATATGGAGATGAAGAATCTCAATTACTTGCTTCTATGTTCAAACATTCAGCCAGTAATCTGCGTGTGCTGCATCTCTCTGGATGCACCTTTAGATTTGCATCTCCACCATTCCTCTGTTGCAGCAACCTAAGGTTCCTCCTCCTTCACCGTTGCAAGGACGATGGCACAAGTATCACACCAACAGAGGGCAAGGAACTTGACGACCAGAGTGGAGCATGGAGGGCTTGCTTCGGGAAGCTGCAAGTAATGGATTTGAGCTACACCAAATGGTGGTGGTTGCTGTCACAAAGGATGAACATAATGGCCAACCTCAGAGAGTTGAATGCAAAGGGAATCAAGAATTTGAGCACAAGTCATCTACGTGGTTGTGGCAGGCTTGTCAAGCTTCGAGTAGAAGACGGCAGCGTTGACGGACAAAGATTAATACTTGAGAACTCTGTTGCACTGGAACTAGCCGTCCTCGTTAACCATGCTAAAGATGAAGGCGCTACATACATCTCCTTTCGTGGTTGTGCTCAGTTGAGGAGTATATTGCTGGGAGGATTATTTTGTTGCCTCCATGAGTTGGACCTCTCTTGCACATCTGTGGAAACCGTCGACTTGCGAGAGGTAGAAGCCCAGAGATTGAAGCGGCTCATCCTACTTGGGTGCCAGAAGCTCCGTGCAATACTATGGCCACCGAGATCCTCGTCTATTCTTGAGACCTTGGATGTGTTTTGTGTGAGCACCACCCCATCCACAGCATCAGGACAGGAATGGCCACATCTATGTAAATGGGAAGAAAAGAGGAAGGAGGCTACCTCTGCTTCTACTGCAGAATCATCATCCTTGGATAGAAACTGGTACATTTGTGTAAGGGATGCGAGGCTCCTACGGTCGCTAGATGTCTTTTATACCTATGAAAACAATCGTTGTTCCATTGGCTGGCCTGCACGTGTGGAGTTCACTACACCACCAGCATCAGGTGATCTTGTTGCTGCTCAAGGAGTCAATATCTTGCAGCAGTCTATACATGTTGTAGATGTATATGCAAGAGATATGATCACCCATAACCAACTTATTCATGATGAGGATGCAACTGCGGGTGATGAGGACGGTGAAGGAGCGATCCACTGGATGTGGGATTGCCCAACGACCCGGACGATGCATGGTCATGGCTTGTATATTCACGTACAAGCAGAGGATGATGAGCAGGAGGGAGAGTTGAACATAGGTGGAACATGGTCTATGCCCCCTAGATTTATATGCACAAGTGCTGATGTTATGCATGTGCATGATTGCCTGTCCATCACCTCCGGCATTTCTCTGTCATACATTACCTCATGGGATCTACTTAATTGGTGCCGAGTTGAAAGGTGCCCCATGTTGCGATCTGTCTTCACTGCCTTTTCTGAAGGAAAAGAAAATGATATTTCTAGTGATTCATGGCTGATATTTCAAAACCTGACAACATTCTGGGCATCACACCTCCCGATGGCAAAGCACATCTGGAACTGGAGTCCAAGAGCTTATCCATCTGCATACTCCTTTCAACAGCTCCAGTTCTTGCACCTGGACTACTGCCCGAGGGTCATCTTCGTGCTCCCCTTGGACTCGAATATGTCGCTGCCTCAGCTTGAGACCCTAGAGATCATTTGTTGCGGTGATCTTAGGGAGATCTTCCGCCCACAGGATCCCAGGCTCGAGAACCAAGAGGAGGTTGTCAAGCATTTCCCCAAGCTACGACGCATCCACCTTCACAACCTCCCGACGCTGCGCAGCATTTGTGGCCGCATGATGTCTTCACCAATGCTCGAGACTATCAATGTCACGGGCTGCCTAGCACTCAGACGTTTGCCGGCAGTCGGCGGCCGTCTCGGGCAGCCACCCACAGTGGTGTGCGAGAAGGACTGGTGGAACGCCCTCGAGTGGGATGGGTTGGAGGCCAAGCACCACCCTTCCCTCTTCCGCCCCAAGCACTCATGCCACTACAGGAAGCCCAAGCTTCTTAGAGGCAGCGTCCTCAG GTAA
- the LOC103648084 gene encoding uncharacterized protein isoform X2, with protein sequence MAILSQHDKEDDFNGVEEGARNEVREIIKHTYTKLATVKRLVVVFHNGSGSFIDLSEFGIPLNRNFKGDVLLWTMQGRFRPYVSYTIKEKDPNMVYLYVDPDTVQLDDTSLWGIVNEEAKEVAQYTGTIDHMAVVACILYTWKLKDMGNIDWDTHASNYWVCDGIIQGSSSSEAWDWKVGDALQRNMHLGWISRSYMDYFFSSSAIEMQMQHYLPRPPAICCTSEIISVPAEATSFFLQPKYGDEESQLLASMFKHSASNLRVLHLSGCTFRFASPPFLCCSNLRFLLLHRCKDDGTSITPTEGKELDDQSGAWRACFGKLQVMDLSYTKWWWLLSQRMNIMANLRELNAKGIKNLSTSHLRGCGRLVKLRVEDGSVDGQRLILENSVALELAVLVNHAKDEGATYISFRGCAQLRSILLGGLFCCLHELDLSCTSVETVDLREVEAQRLKRLILLGCQKLRAILWPPRSSSILETLDVFCVSTTPSTASGQEWPHLCKWEEKRKEATSASTAESSSLDRNWYICVRDARLLRSLDVFYTYENNRCSIGWPARVEFTTPPASGDLVAAQGVNILQQSIHVVDVYARDMITHNQLIHDEDATAGDEDGEGAIHWMWDCPTTRTMHGHGLYIHVQAEDDEQEGELNIGGTWSMPPRFICTSADVMHVHDCLSITSGISLSYITSWDLLNWCRVERCPMLRSVFTAFSEGKENDISSDSWLIFQNLTTFWASHLPMAKHIWNWSPRAYPSAYSFQQLQFLHLDYCPRVIFVLPLDSNMSLPQLETLEIICCGDLREIFRPQDPRLENQEEVVKHFPKLRRIHLHNLPTLRSICGRMMSSPMLETINVTGCLALRRLPAVGGRLGQPPTVVCEKDWWNALEWDGLEAKHHPSLFRPKHSCHYRKPKLLRGSVLR encoded by the exons ATGGCCATCTTGAGCCAGCATGACAAGGAGGATGATTTCAACGGTGTAGAAGAAGGCGCTAGAAATGAGGTACGGGAAATCATTAAGCATACCTACACAAAGCTAGCCACCGTCAAAAGATTAGTTGTGGTCTTCCATAATGGAAGTGGTAGCTTCATTGACCTGAGCGAGTTTGGTATCCCACTGAACCGAAACTTCAAAGGTGATGTGTTGTTGTGGACAATGCAAGGGAGGTTTAGACCCTATGTTAGCTACACTATAAAAGAAAAGGATCCTAATATGGTGTACCTTTATGTGGATCCTGATACGGTGCAATTAGATGACACTTCATTATGGGGCATTGTGAATGAGGAAGCTAAGGAGGTTGCTCAGTACACAGGTACCATTGACCACATGGCAGTGGTGGCGTGCATCCTGTACACGTGGAAGCTAAAAGACATGGGTAACATAGATTGGGATACTCATGCTTCAAACTACTGGGTTTGTGATGGCATTATACAAGGCAGTAGTAGCTCGGAAGCATGGGATTGGAAGGTTGGTGATGCACTACAGAGAAACATGCATTTGGGCTGGATTAGTAGGTCTTATATGGATTATTTCTTTTCATCCTCAGCTATTGAGATGCAGATGCAGCATTATTTACCACGACCTCCAGCGATTTGCTGCACTTCCGAGATTATTAGTGTGCCTGCTGAAGCAACATCCTTTTTTCTACAACCAAAATATGGAGATGAAGAATCTCAATTACTTGCTTCTATGTTCAAACATTCAGCCAGTAATCTGCGTGTGCTGCATCTCTCTGGATGCACCTTTAGATTTGCATCTCCACCATTCCTCTGTTGCAGCAACCTAAGGTTCCTCCTCCTTCACCGTTGCAAGGACGATGGCACAAGTATCACACCAACAGAGGGCAAGGAACTTGACGACCAGAGTGGAGCATGGAGGGCTTGCTTCGGGAAGCTGCAAGTAATGGATTTGAGCTACACCAAATGGTGGTGGTTGCTGTCACAAAGGATGAACATAATGGCCAACCTCAGAGAGTTGAATGCAAAGGGAATCAAGAATTTGAGCACAAGTCATCTACGTGGTTGTGGCAGGCTTGTCAAGCTTCGAGTAGAAGACGGCAGCGTTGACGGACAAAGATTAATACTTGAGAACTCTGTTGCACTGGAACTAGCCGTCCTCGTTAACCATGCTAAAGATGAAGGCGCTACATACATCTCCTTTCGTGGTTGTGCTCAGTTGAGGAGTATATTGCTGGGAGGATTATTTTGTTGCCTCCATGAGTTGGACCTCTCTTGCACATCTGTGGAAACCGTCGACTTGCGAGAGGTAGAAGCCCAGAGATTGAAGCGGCTCATCCTACTTGGGTGCCAGAAGCTCCGTGCAATACTATGGCCACCGAGATCCTCGTCTATTCTTGAGACCTTGGATGTGTTTTGTGTGAGCACCACCCCATCCACAGCATCAGGACAGGAATGGCCACATCTATGTAAATGGGAAGAAAAGAGGAAGGAGGCTACCTCTGCTTCTACTGCAGAATCATCATCCTTGGATAGAAACTGGTACATTTGTGTAAGGGATGCGAGGCTCCTACGGTCGCTAGATGTCTTTTATACCTATGAAAACAATCGTTGTTCCATTGGCTGGCCTGCACGTGTGGAGTTCACTACACCACCAGCATCAGGTGATCTTGTTGCTGCTCAAGGAGTCAATATCTTGCAGCAGTCTATACATGTTGTAGATGTATATGCAAGAGATATGATCACCCATAACCAACTTATTCATGATGAGGATGCAACTGCGGGTGATGAGGACGGTGAAGGAGCGATCCACTGGATGTGGGATTGCCCAACGACCCGGACGATGCATGGTCATGGCTTGTATATTCACGTACAAGCAGAGGATGATGAGCAGGAGGGAGAGTTGAACATAGGTGGAACATGGTCTATGCCCCCTAGATTTATATGCACAAGTGCTGATGTTATGCATGTGCATGATTGCCTGTCCATCACCTCCGGCATTTCTCTGTCATACATTACCTCATGGGATCTACTTAATTGGTGCCGAGTTGAAAGGTGCCCCATGTTGCGATCTGTCTTCACTGCCTTTTCTGAAGGAAAAGAAAATGATATTTCTAGTGATTCATGGCTGATATTTCAAAACCTGACAACATTCTGGGCATCACACCTCCCGATGGCAAAGCACATCTGGAACTGGAGTCCAAGAGCTTATCCATCTGCATACTCCTTTCAACAGCTCCAGTTCTTGCACCTGGACTACTGCCCGAGGGTCATCTTCGTGCTCCCCTTGGACTCGAATATGTCGCTGCCTCAGCTTGAGACCCTAGAGATCATTTGTTGCGGTGATCTTAGGGAGATCTTCCGCCCACAGGATCCCAGGCTCGAGAACCAAGAGGAGGTTGTCAAGCATTTCCCCAAGCTACGACGCATCCACCTTCACAACCTCCCGACGCTGCGCAGCATTTGTGGCCGCATGATGTCTTCACCAATGCTCGAGACTATCAATGTCACGGGCTGCCTAGCACTCAGACGTTTGCCGGCAGTCGGCGGCCGTCTCGGGCAGCCACCCACAGTGGTGTGCGAGAAGGACTGGTGGAACGCCCTCGAGTGGGATGGGTTGGAGGCCAAGCACCACCCTTCCCTCTTCCGCCCCAAGCACTCATGCCACTACAGGAAGCCCAAGCTTCTTAGAGGCAGCGTCCTCAG GTAA